A single window of Salvia splendens isolate huo1 chromosome 6, SspV2, whole genome shotgun sequence DNA harbors:
- the LOC121806467 gene encoding uncharacterized protein LOC121806467, producing MLILQPCFTALPPNKFLSFRRAKPLHHAGFYSGLLSPVTRMRTKTPHSQLETNGFGGRDDEELEDAIDVSWAGGGFGGRQGEDNDYDKDPEFAEIMGSCLDDPDKAKSKMEERLRKKRNKILHTKTGSANPMKVHFNKFVFSNSYIWLEFYNAPLEQDISLISDTIRSWHIVGRLGGCNSMNMQLSQASLDMKPSYDAIQGANVTPTTFYNIGDLEVQHNLARIWVDIGTVEPLLLDILINALTQLSSDYVGIKQVMFGGSEFEGWEENLKSEDVGYNVHKI from the exons GCCAAACCGCTGCATCATGCCGGATTTTATTCCGGTCTACTCTCACCCGTCACGCGTATGAGGACCAAGACTCCCCACTCGCAACTCGAAACAAACGGTTTTGGTGGCCGAGATGATGAAGAACTTGAAGACGCCATCGATGTCTCTTGGGCTGGAGGCGGGTTTGGGGGTCGACAAGGCGAAGACAATGATTACGATAAAGACCCTGAGTTCGCCGAGATTATGGGCTCCTGCCTCGATGACCCGGATAAAGCTAAGTCCAAG ATGGAGGAGAGgttgaggaagaagaggaacaaAATACTGCACACGAAAACTGGCTCAGCAAACCCAATGAAGGTGCATTTTAACAA ATTTGTTTTCTCAAATTCGTATATATGGTTGGAATTCTACAATGCTCCACTTGAGCAAGATATTTCATTGATCAGCGAT ACCATTCGATCATGGCACATTGTTGGACGACTTGGTGGGTGCAACTCTATGAATATGCAG ctatcACAAGCTTCTTTGGACATGAAACCAAGTTACGATGCTATTCAAGGAGCAAATGTGACTCCAACCACGTTTTACAACATAGGCGACCTTGAGGTCCAACATAATTTAGCTCGAATATG GGTTGATATTGGCACCGTGGAACCATTACTCTTGGATATTTTGATTAATGCTCTAACACAATTAAGCTCTGA TTATGTCGGGATTAAACAGGTGATGTTTGGTGGATCTGAATTTGAGGGATGGGAGGAAAACTTGAAATCTGAGGATGTAGGATACAATGTTCACAAGATCTAG